One genomic region from Vitreimonas flagellata encodes:
- a CDS encoding SDR family NAD(P)-dependent oxidoreductase, translated as MKKLDGKVALVTGAGRGIGRSIALKLAADGARLVLNDLDEAPLQEVAAEIKALGSEVELVPGSVTAPDFGDRFVKAALDRFGDLHIIVNNAGYTWDSVIQKMSDEQFDAVMDVHLKAPFRILRAAAEPIRVLSKREAEQGKRFVRKVVNISSVAGTTGNPGQSNYAAAKAAIIGLTKTLSKEWGRYRVAVNTVAFGYIQTRMTKAFEEGDTGIEIEGRNIKMGVPAAAVAEADKLIPLGRGGTPDEAAGAVYLFCIPESDYISGQTIVCGGGMGAVA; from the coding sequence GTGAAGAAGCTAGACGGTAAAGTGGCGCTGGTGACGGGCGCGGGTCGCGGCATTGGCCGCTCGATTGCGCTGAAACTGGCCGCCGATGGCGCGCGCTTGGTGCTGAACGATCTGGACGAGGCGCCGCTGCAAGAAGTCGCCGCCGAGATCAAAGCGCTCGGCAGCGAAGTGGAGCTTGTGCCCGGCTCAGTGACGGCGCCCGATTTTGGCGATCGTTTCGTCAAGGCCGCGCTCGATCGCTTTGGCGACCTGCACATCATCGTCAACAATGCGGGCTACACCTGGGACAGCGTCATCCAAAAGATGTCGGACGAACAATTCGACGCAGTGATGGACGTGCATCTGAAGGCGCCGTTCCGCATTCTGCGCGCCGCCGCCGAACCTATCCGAGTTCTGTCGAAGCGCGAGGCCGAGCAAGGCAAGCGCTTCGTGCGCAAGGTGGTGAACATTTCCTCCGTCGCCGGCACGACCGGCAATCCGGGCCAATCAAACTACGCCGCAGCGAAAGCGGCGATCATTGGCTTGACCAAAACCTTGTCGAAGGAATGGGGTCGCTATCGCGTGGCCGTGAACACAGTGGCGTTCGGCTACATCCAAACCCGCATGACCAAGGCCTTCGAAGAAGGCGACACAGGCATCGAGATCGAAGGCCGCAACATCAAGATGGGCGTGCCCGCGGCGGCGGTTGCCGAAGCCGACAAGCTCATTCCGCTCGGGCGCGGCGGCACGCCGGACGAAGCGGCCGGTGCGGTCTATTTGTTCTGCATTCCCGAGAGCGATTACATCAGCGGCCAAACCATTGTGTGCGGCGGCGGCATGGGCGCCGTCGCCTAA
- the cofC gene encoding 2-phospho-L-lactate guanylyltransferase, whose protein sequence is MRDRRTALAPLDRHAHIRVMDALSSPLQVIFAARGGRDAKSRCAAALSPDAREALAECLLRDVLDSAQDRDVWLVTPTPQLADIAGAAGAHVIVERTGDGLNGAYAQALAHIGYDEPRVLMPSDLAYLSAADFEESEVALRTADVAIAPTQHGGTGAIFLRAGLTFEPMFGANSFARHVDQARTAGLRLVILETPGLTRDVDWVEDLATLASERPDSHTGAFARAWLAATAAPAR, encoded by the coding sequence GTGCGTGATCGGCGGACCGCGCTTGCGCCACTCGACCGCCACGCGCACATTCGCGTCATGGATGCGCTTTCGAGCCCCCTGCAGGTGATCTTCGCGGCGCGCGGCGGGCGCGACGCCAAATCGCGCTGCGCAGCGGCACTTTCGCCTGACGCGCGCGAAGCGCTAGCCGAATGCCTGCTGCGCGACGTGCTCGACTCCGCGCAAGATCGTGACGTTTGGCTGGTGACGCCAACGCCGCAGCTCGCCGATATCGCCGGCGCAGCGGGCGCCCATGTTATCGTCGAACGCACCGGCGACGGGCTCAATGGCGCTTACGCACAAGCGCTCGCGCACATTGGGTACGACGAACCGCGCGTCCTAATGCCAAGCGATCTCGCTTATCTCTCGGCCGCCGATTTCGAAGAGAGCGAAGTCGCGCTTCGCACAGCCGACGTCGCTATCGCACCCACGCAACATGGCGGGACGGGCGCGATCTTTCTCCGCGCGGGCCTCACGTTCGAACCGATGTTCGGCGCCAACAGCTTCGCGCGCCACGTGGATCAAGCACGCACCGCTGGCTTGCGCTTAGTCATTCTGGAAACGCCGGGGCTCACGCGCGACGTCGATTGGGTCGAAGATCTTGCCACGCTGGCAAGCGAGCGCCCAGACTCGCACACCGGCGCCTTCGCGCGAGCCTGGCTCGCCGCTACCGCCGCACCCGCGCGCTAG
- the cofD gene encoding 2-phospho-L-lactate transferase has product MSGRVVVLTGGVGGAKLVLGLSHAIDPASITAIVNTGDDFSHVGLRVCPDIDTLLYTLAGKSDEVRGWGRAGETWNFMDALKSIGGEDWFLLGDGDLALHVERTQRLARGQSVSEITAAYARAWGLTQEVLPMSDDPVATWLETDEGRLEFQRYFVGRRCAPVVNAIEFVGAAQARPAEGVLERIGASDTRAILIAPSNPYLSIDPILAVPGIREALRDAKAPVVAVSPLVGGQAVKGPTKKLMDELGLKATPHTIGAHYEGVLDGILLDERDQASTAPTLRHAYADTLMKSLEDRVRVARAALALADEIAA; this is encoded by the coding sequence GTTGGCGGCGCCAAGCTCGTGCTTGGCCTGTCGCACGCGATCGATCCGGCTTCGATCACCGCGATCGTCAATACGGGCGACGATTTCAGCCATGTCGGCCTACGCGTGTGCCCGGACATCGACACGTTGCTCTACACGCTCGCGGGCAAGTCCGACGAGGTGCGCGGTTGGGGGCGTGCGGGCGAGACGTGGAATTTCATGGACGCGCTCAAATCGATCGGCGGCGAGGATTGGTTCCTGCTCGGCGACGGCGATCTGGCGCTGCATGTGGAGCGCACGCAGCGTCTGGCGCGTGGGCAGAGCGTGTCAGAGATCACGGCGGCGTATGCACGCGCTTGGGGTCTAACGCAGGAAGTTCTGCCGATGTCGGATGATCCGGTCGCGACCTGGCTTGAGACGGATGAAGGGCGGCTGGAGTTTCAGCGCTATTTCGTTGGACGTCGTTGCGCGCCAGTGGTGAACGCGATCGAGTTTGTCGGCGCTGCGCAAGCGCGGCCGGCCGAGGGCGTGTTGGAGCGTATTGGCGCAAGCGACACGCGCGCGATTTTGATTGCGCCGTCTAATCCGTATTTGAGCATTGATCCGATTTTGGCTGTGCCAGGTATTCGCGAGGCGTTGCGCGATGCGAAAGCGCCGGTTGTGGCTGTATCGCCGCTCGTGGGCGGTCAGGCCGTGAAGGGACCGACGAAGAAATTGATGGACGAGCTCGGCCTCAAAGCAACGCCGCACACTATCGGGGCGCACTACGAGGGCGTGCTCGACGGCATTCTGTTGGACGAACGCGATCAAGCGAGCACCGCGCCTACCTTGCGCCATGCTTATGCGGACACGCTCATGAAGAGCCTCGAGGATCGCGTCCGTGTCGCGCGCGCAGCCCTGGCGCTCGCAGACGAGATCGCAGCCTAG